One genomic window of Pseudomonas chlororaphis subsp. piscium includes the following:
- a CDS encoding Yip1 family protein yields MIHHVVGLFTHPDQEWREIRGDEEESISHMYLTHTLILAAIPAISAFIGTTQVGWVIGNRAPVMLTMESALWMTIMSYLAMLGGVAVMGAFVHWMARTYDASPSLARCIAFATYTATPLFIGGLAALYPHMWLGMIVGTAAICYTVYLLYVGLPTFMNIPSDEGFLFSSSVLAVGLVVLVAIMAFTVIVWGLGVGPVYTN; encoded by the coding sequence ATGATTCATCATGTCGTGGGACTCTTCACCCACCCCGATCAGGAATGGCGAGAAATACGTGGCGACGAAGAGGAAAGCATCAGCCACATGTACCTCACCCACACGCTGATTCTCGCGGCGATTCCGGCGATTTCGGCATTTATCGGCACCACCCAGGTCGGTTGGGTCATCGGCAATCGAGCGCCGGTCATGCTGACCATGGAAAGCGCGCTGTGGATGACCATCATGTCGTACCTGGCGATGCTTGGCGGGGTCGCGGTCATGGGCGCCTTCGTCCACTGGATGGCCCGCACCTACGACGCCAGCCCGAGCCTGGCGCGCTGCATCGCGTTCGCCACCTATACCGCGACGCCCCTGTTCATCGGCGGCCTGGCGGCGCTGTATCCGCACATGTGGCTCGGCATGATCGTCGGCACGGCCGCTATCTGCTACACCGTCTACCTGCTGTATGTCGGGTTGCCGACCTTCATGAACATTCCCTCGGACGAAGGTTTCCTGTTCTCAAGCTCAGTACTGGCCGTTGGGCTGGTGGTGCTGGTCGCGATCATGGCATTCACCGTGATCGTCTGGGGTCTTGGCGTCGGCCCCGTTTACACCAACTGA
- the ttcA gene encoding tRNA 2-thiocytidine(32) synthetase TtcA codes for MGTLTVNQNKLQKRLRRQAGEAVADFNMIEDGDKVMVCLSGGKDSYTMLDVLMHLQKVAPIKFDIVAVNMDQKQPGFPEHVLPAYLETLGVEYHIVEKDTYSVVKELIPEGKTTCSLCSRLRRGTLYTFADEIGATKMALGHHRDDIVETFFLNMFYNGSLKAMPPKLRADDGRNVVIRPLAYCSEKDIQAYSDLKQFPIIPCNLCGSQENLQRQVVKEMLQEWERKTPGRTESIFRGLQNVVPSQLADRNLFDFTSLKIDETAASRFVNVVNL; via the coding sequence ATGGGCACTCTTACGGTCAACCAGAACAAACTGCAGAAACGCTTGCGCCGCCAGGCCGGGGAAGCGGTCGCCGACTTCAACATGATCGAAGATGGCGACAAGGTCATGGTCTGCCTGTCCGGCGGCAAGGACAGCTACACCATGCTCGACGTGCTGATGCACCTGCAGAAGGTTGCACCGATCAAGTTCGACATCGTCGCCGTGAACATGGACCAGAAGCAGCCCGGGTTCCCCGAGCACGTGCTGCCGGCCTACCTCGAGACACTGGGTGTGGAGTACCACATCGTCGAGAAGGACACCTATTCGGTGGTCAAGGAGCTGATACCGGAAGGCAAGACCACCTGCTCGTTGTGCTCGCGCCTGCGTCGCGGCACCCTGTACACCTTCGCCGACGAGATCGGCGCGACCAAGATGGCCCTGGGTCACCATCGCGACGACATCGTCGAGACCTTCTTCCTCAACATGTTCTACAACGGCTCGCTCAAGGCCATGCCGCCCAAGCTGCGGGCCGACGATGGGCGCAACGTGGTGATCCGCCCGCTGGCCTATTGCAGCGAGAAGGACATCCAGGCCTATTCCGACCTCAAGCAGTTCCCGATCATCCCGTGCAACCTCTGCGGCTCCCAGGAAAACCTGCAGCGCCAGGTGGTCAAGGAAATGCTCCAGGAATGGGAACGCAAGACCCCGGGTCGTACCGAAAGCATTTTCCGCGGCCTGCAGAACGTGGTGCCGTCGCAGCTGGCGGACCGCAACCTGTTCGACTTCACCAGCCTGAAGATCGACGAAACCGCGGCCTCGCGTTTCGTCAATGTGGTGAACCTCTGA
- a CDS encoding TlpA disulfide reductase family protein, which yields MARQLAAALAIIGTLLLSGCGNDYGVDQYGQKVAAERVDKQWLVLNYWAEWCGPCRTEIPELNALAEGLKGQPVSVLGVNFDNVQGEELKSASEKLGIKFTVLAQNPAEIFDLPRSEGLPVTYIIDDQGKVREQLMGEQTAAGVMAKLEALRGH from the coding sequence ATGGCAAGGCAACTGGCAGCGGCATTGGCGATCATCGGCACCTTGTTGCTGAGCGGCTGCGGTAACGATTACGGGGTCGATCAATATGGCCAGAAAGTCGCCGCCGAGCGCGTGGACAAGCAATGGCTGGTGCTCAATTACTGGGCCGAGTGGTGTGGGCCGTGCCGCACCGAGATTCCCGAGCTCAATGCATTGGCCGAAGGGCTCAAGGGCCAGCCGGTGAGTGTGCTCGGGGTCAATTTCGATAACGTACAGGGCGAAGAGCTGAAAAGCGCCAGTGAAAAACTGGGCATCAAATTCACCGTGCTGGCGCAGAACCCGGCGGAGATTTTCGATTTGCCACGCAGCGAAGGGTTGCCGGTGACCTACATCATCGATGACCAGGGCAAGGTGCGTGAGCAACTGATGGGCGAGCAGACCGCGGCGGGCGTGATGGCGAAGCTGGAAGCCCTGCGCGGGCATTGA
- the arsC gene encoding arsenate reductase (glutaredoxin) (This arsenate reductase requires both glutathione and glutaredoxin to convert arsenate to arsenite, after which the efflux transporter formed by ArsA and ArsB can extrude the arsenite from the cell, providing resistance.), which produces MTDLTLYHNPRCSKSRGALELLEARGLAPTVVRYLETPLDAAQLQSLLGKLGIGARQLLRTGEDEYKTLNLANTSLSEAQLIAAIAAHPKLMERPILEVGDKAIIGRPPENVLEILP; this is translated from the coding sequence ATGACCGATCTGACGCTTTATCACAACCCGCGCTGCTCGAAATCCCGCGGCGCACTGGAACTGCTGGAAGCCCGTGGCCTGGCCCCGACCGTGGTCCGCTACCTGGAAACCCCACTCGATGCCGCCCAGCTGCAAAGCCTGCTGGGCAAGCTCGGGATCGGCGCCCGCCAGCTGCTGCGCACCGGCGAAGACGAGTACAAGACCCTCAACCTGGCCAACACCAGCCTGAGCGAAGCGCAGCTGATCGCCGCCATCGCCGCGCACCCGAAACTCATGGAACGGCCGATTCTCGAAGTCGGCGACAAGGCCATCATCGGCCGGCCGCCGGAGAACGTGCTGGAGATCCTGCCTTGA
- the wrbA gene encoding NAD(P)H:quinone oxidoreductase encodes MSAPYILVLYYSRNGSTNEMARQIARGIEQGGLEARLRTVPAVSADCEAVAPSIPEDGALYASLDDLKHCSGLALGSPTRFGNMAAPLKYFLDGTSNLWLTGALVGKPAGVFTSTASLHGGQETTLLSMMLPLLHHGMLITGLPYSESALLETRGGGTPYGASHHAGADGKSPLNEHEVALCRALGLRLAKTALQLESSRG; translated from the coding sequence TTGAGTGCGCCGTACATCCTGGTTCTCTACTACAGCCGCAACGGCTCGACCAACGAGATGGCCCGGCAGATCGCCCGGGGTATCGAACAAGGTGGCCTGGAAGCGCGCCTGCGCACCGTGCCGGCGGTGTCCGCCGACTGCGAGGCCGTGGCCCCGAGCATCCCGGAAGACGGCGCGCTGTACGCCAGCCTCGATGACCTGAAGCATTGCTCCGGCCTGGCTTTGGGCAGTCCGACCCGTTTCGGCAACATGGCCGCGCCGCTGAAGTACTTTCTCGACGGCACCAGCAACCTGTGGCTGACCGGCGCCCTGGTGGGCAAGCCCGCCGGGGTGTTCACCTCCACCGCCAGCCTGCACGGCGGCCAGGAAACCACCCTGCTGTCGATGATGCTGCCGCTGCTGCACCACGGCATGCTGATCACCGGCCTGCCCTACAGCGAATCGGCCCTGCTGGAAACCCGTGGCGGCGGCACGCCTTACGGGGCCAGCCACCATGCCGGCGCCGACGGCAAGAGCCCGCTGAACGAGCATGAGGTCGCCCTCTGCCGCGCCCTGGGCCTGCGCCTAGCCAAGACTGCCCTGCAACTGGAGAGCAGCCGTGGCTAA
- a CDS encoding dicarboxylate/amino acid:cation symporter, which produces MTTRQPLYKSLYFQVIVAIAIGILLGHFYPQTGVALKPLGDGFIKLIKMVIAPIIFCTVVSGIAGMQNMKSVGKTGGYALLYFEIVSTIALLIGLVVVNVVQPGNGMHIDVSTLDASKVAAYVTAGKDQSIVGFILNVIPNTIVGAFANGDILQVLMFSVIFGFALHRLGAYGKPVLDFIDRFAHVMFNIINMIMKLAPIGALGAMAFTIGAYGVGSLVQLGQLMICFYITCVLFVLVVLGGICRAHGFSVLKLIRYIREELLIVLGTSSSESALPRMLIKMERLGAKKSVVGLVIPTGYSFNLDGTSIYLTMAAVFIAQATDTHMDITHQITLLLVLLLSSKGAAGVTGSGFIVLAATLSAVGHLPVAGLALILGIDRFMSEARALTNLVGNAVATLVVAKWVKELDEDKLQVELASGGRGISDTREEDDLGVAEGPTPTTVK; this is translated from the coding sequence ATGACGACTCGTCAGCCACTGTACAAATCCCTGTATTTCCAGGTGATCGTTGCCATCGCCATCGGCATCCTGCTCGGTCACTTCTACCCGCAGACCGGTGTGGCCCTCAAGCCCCTGGGTGACGGGTTCATCAAACTGATCAAAATGGTCATCGCGCCCATCATCTTCTGTACCGTCGTCAGTGGTATCGCTGGCATGCAGAACATGAAATCGGTGGGCAAGACCGGTGGCTACGCGCTGCTGTACTTCGAAATCGTTTCGACCATCGCCCTGCTGATCGGCCTGGTCGTGGTCAACGTCGTGCAGCCGGGCAACGGCATGCACATCGATGTGTCCACCCTGGATGCCTCGAAAGTGGCGGCCTACGTCACCGCCGGCAAGGACCAGAGCATCGTCGGCTTTATCCTCAACGTCATTCCGAACACCATCGTCGGCGCCTTCGCCAACGGCGACATCCTGCAAGTGCTGATGTTCTCGGTGATCTTCGGTTTCGCCCTGCACCGCCTGGGTGCCTACGGCAAGCCGGTACTGGACTTCATCGATCGCTTCGCCCACGTGATGTTCAACATCATCAACATGATCATGAAGCTCGCGCCGATCGGTGCGCTGGGTGCCATGGCCTTCACCATCGGCGCCTACGGCGTGGGTTCGCTGGTGCAGCTGGGCCAGCTGATGATCTGCTTCTACATCACCTGCGTGCTGTTCGTGCTGGTGGTACTGGGCGGTATCTGCCGCGCCCACGGTTTCAGCGTGCTGAAGCTGATCCGCTACATCCGTGAAGAGCTGCTGATCGTACTGGGTACTTCCTCGTCGGAATCGGCCCTGCCACGCATGCTGATCAAGATGGAACGCCTGGGCGCGAAGAAATCGGTAGTGGGTCTGGTGATCCCGACCGGTTACTCCTTCAACCTCGACGGTACTTCGATCTACCTGACCATGGCGGCCGTGTTCATCGCCCAGGCGACCGACACCCACATGGACATCACCCACCAGATCACCCTGCTGCTGGTGCTGCTGCTGTCCTCCAAAGGCGCCGCGGGCGTGACCGGTAGCGGTTTCATCGTGCTGGCGGCGACCCTGTCGGCCGTGGGTCACCTGCCGGTGGCCGGCCTGGCGCTGATCCTGGGTATCGACCGCTTCATGTCCGAAGCCCGTGCGCTGACCAACCTGGTGGGTAACGCCGTGGCCACCCTGGTTGTCGCCAAGTGGGTCAAGGAACTGGACGAAGACAAGCTGCAGGTCGAGCTGGCTTCCGGTGGTCGTGGTATTTCCGACACCCGCGAAGAAGATGACCTGGGCGTCGCCGAAGGCCCAACCCCGACGACCGTGAAGTAA
- a CDS encoding CaiB/BaiF CoA transferase family protein translates to MQGPLASLKVLDFSTLLPGPFASLLLADMGAEVLRIESPTRMDLLRVLPPHDQGVSASHAYLNRNKRSLALDLKQPEALEVIRQLVLEYDIVLEQFRPGVMERLGLGYEVLKALNPKLIYVSITGYGQTGPYRDRAGHDINYLALAGLASYTGRKDSGPLPLGIQAADIAGGSLHGVIGLLAAVIARQHSGLGQHLDVSMTDCVFSLNAMAGAGYLACGIEPAAEQQVLNGGSFYDYYRSRDGRWLSVGSLEPPFMQALCKALGCPELAAQGLSPQPEQQQALKLALQVEFEKRDFAELRELFAAVDACVEPVLGLAEAVAHPQLQARQLVSQVPRGDGSYQAQMACPLKFSQGLPEPRHIGAELGAHSDQVLAELGYSAQRIAELRQGRVIL, encoded by the coding sequence ATGCAAGGGCCACTGGCGTCACTCAAGGTACTGGATTTCTCCACGCTGCTGCCGGGGCCGTTCGCCTCCTTGCTGCTGGCGGACATGGGCGCCGAGGTACTGCGCATCGAGTCGCCGACCCGCATGGACCTGCTGCGGGTACTGCCGCCCCACGATCAGGGCGTGTCCGCCAGCCACGCCTACCTCAATCGCAATAAACGCAGCCTGGCGCTGGACCTCAAGCAACCCGAGGCGCTGGAGGTGATCCGCCAACTGGTGCTGGAGTACGACATCGTGCTGGAGCAGTTCCGTCCCGGGGTGATGGAGCGCCTGGGGCTGGGCTACGAGGTGTTGAAGGCGCTCAATCCGAAGCTGATCTATGTCTCGATCACCGGTTATGGCCAGACCGGCCCGTACCGGGATCGCGCCGGCCATGACATCAATTACCTGGCCCTGGCGGGCCTGGCCAGCTATACCGGGCGCAAGGATAGCGGGCCGCTGCCCCTGGGCATCCAGGCGGCGGACATCGCCGGAGGTTCGCTGCATGGGGTGATCGGCCTGCTGGCGGCGGTGATTGCCCGCCAGCACAGCGGCCTGGGGCAGCACCTGGACGTGAGCATGACCGATTGTGTGTTCAGCCTGAACGCCATGGCCGGGGCCGGCTACCTGGCGTGCGGGATCGAGCCCGCGGCGGAGCAGCAGGTGCTCAATGGCGGCAGCTTCTATGACTATTACCGCAGTCGGGATGGCCGCTGGCTGTCGGTGGGCAGCCTGGAGCCGCCGTTCATGCAGGCGCTGTGCAAGGCGCTTGGGTGTCCGGAACTGGCGGCCCAGGGGCTGTCACCGCAGCCGGAACAACAGCAGGCGCTCAAGCTGGCCCTGCAGGTCGAGTTCGAGAAGCGCGATTTTGCCGAGCTCCGAGAGCTGTTTGCCGCAGTCGATGCCTGCGTCGAGCCGGTGCTGGGCCTGGCGGAGGCGGTGGCGCATCCGCAGTTGCAGGCACGGCAGTTGGTCAGCCAGGTGCCGCGTGGCGATGGCAGCTACCAGGCGCAAATGGCCTGTCCGTTGAAGTTTTCCCAGGGGCTGCCGGAGCCTCGGCATATCGGGGCGGAGCTGGGGGCGCATAGTGACCAGGTGCTGGCCGAGCTGGGTTACAGCGCGCAGCGCATCGCTGAGTTACGCCAGGGCCGGGTCATCCTGTAA
- a CDS encoding SprT family zinc-dependent metalloprotease, with protein sequence MPEQLNTRVEDCFQLAESFFKRPFKRPVVSLKLRGQKAGVAHLHENLLRFNPQLYRENTEDFLKQTVAHEVAHLIAHQLFGERIQPHGEEWQLIMRGVYELPPNRCHTYEIQRRSVTRYIYRCPCDNDFPFSAQRHRLVAQGRRYLCRRCRHTLVFSGEMRVE encoded by the coding sequence ATGCCCGAGCAACTCAATACCCGCGTCGAAGACTGTTTCCAACTCGCTGAATCCTTTTTCAAACGACCTTTCAAACGCCCGGTGGTCAGCCTCAAATTGCGCGGCCAGAAAGCCGGTGTCGCCCACCTGCACGAGAACCTGCTGCGCTTCAACCCGCAGTTGTACCGGGAAAACACCGAAGACTTCCTCAAACAGACCGTGGCCCATGAGGTCGCGCACCTGATCGCCCACCAACTGTTCGGCGAGCGCATTCAGCCCCACGGCGAAGAATGGCAACTGATCATGCGCGGCGTGTACGAACTGCCGCCCAATCGCTGCCACACCTACGAGATCCAGCGTCGCAGCGTGACCCGCTACATCTATCGCTGCCCCTGCGACAACGACTTCCCGTTTTCCGCCCAGCGCCATCGCCTGGTCGCCCAGGGCCGGCGTTATCTGTGCCGGCGTTGCCGACACACCCTGGTGTTCAGCGGCGAAATGCGGGTCGAGTGA
- a CDS encoding DNA-3-methyladenine glycosylase I, with protein MRDYKWLHEYCLNRFGSAAELEAHLPVPKTPAQLRKISDDRYLSTLALRVFRAGLKHSLVDAKWPAFEEVFFGFDPEKVVLMGAEHLERLMHDARIIRHLGKLKSVPRNAQMVLDVEKEKGSFGALIADWPVTDIVGLWKYLAKHGHQLGGLSAPRFLRMVGKDTFVPSYDVVAALNAQQIIDKVPSSLKDLATVQGAFNQWHAESGRPLCQISMMLAYTVNH; from the coding sequence ATGCGCGATTACAAGTGGCTGCACGAATACTGTCTGAACCGCTTCGGTTCGGCGGCCGAGCTGGAAGCCCATCTGCCGGTGCCGAAAACCCCGGCGCAATTGCGCAAGATCAGCGATGACCGTTACCTCTCGACCCTGGCCCTGCGGGTATTCCGCGCCGGTTTGAAGCACAGCCTGGTGGACGCCAAGTGGCCGGCCTTCGAAGAAGTTTTTTTCGGTTTCGATCCGGAGAAAGTGGTGCTGATGGGCGCCGAGCACCTCGAGCGGCTGATGCACGATGCGCGGATCATTCGCCACCTGGGCAAGCTCAAGAGCGTGCCGCGCAACGCGCAGATGGTGCTGGACGTGGAAAAGGAGAAGGGCAGTTTCGGCGCCTTGATCGCCGACTGGCCGGTAACCGACATCGTCGGCCTGTGGAAGTACCTGGCCAAGCACGGTCACCAGTTGGGCGGCCTGTCGGCCCCGCGTTTTCTGCGGATGGTCGGCAAGGACACCTTCGTACCGAGCTATGACGTGGTGGCGGCGCTGAATGCGCAGCAGATCATCGACAAGGTGCCCAGCAGCCTCAAGGACCTGGCCACCGTGCAGGGCGCCTTCAACCAGTGGCATGCCGAAAGTGGCCGGCCGCTGTGCCAGATCTCGATGATGCTGGCGTATACGGTCAACCACTGA
- a CDS encoding DUF2069 domain-containing protein gives MAKKPKILPAIEWLEPRVRITRVLSLICFFGLVGLLCGYYLFVADLHGARPWVILLIELVPLLLMAPGMLVGSARGHSWMCFVVNLYFIKGALAAYDPNRQLFGILEMLASLAVFCSALLYVRWRFQLNRKLAGEGEVSAA, from the coding sequence GTGGCTAAAAAGCCGAAGATCCTGCCGGCCATCGAATGGCTGGAGCCGCGCGTACGCATCACCCGGGTGCTGAGCCTGATCTGCTTTTTCGGCCTGGTCGGCCTGCTCTGCGGCTACTACCTGTTCGTCGCCGACCTGCACGGCGCCCGGCCCTGGGTGATCCTGCTGATCGAACTGGTGCCGCTGCTGCTGATGGCGCCAGGCATGCTGGTGGGCAGCGCGCGCGGGCATTCCTGGATGTGCTTCGTGGTGAACCTGTATTTCATCAAGGGCGCGCTGGCCGCCTACGACCCGAACCGGCAACTGTTCGGCATCCTGGAGATGCTCGCCAGCCTGGCGGTGTTCTGCTCGGCCCTGCTCTACGTGCGCTGGCGCTTCCAGCTCAACCGCAAGCTGGCGGGTGAAGGCGAGGTCAGCGCCGCCTGA